The following proteins are encoded in a genomic region of Acidobacteriota bacterium:
- a CDS encoding roadblock/LC7 domain-containing protein, whose translation MAETPFIIQEHQFSRIKHILARLCVECAARVVMLVDRDGQPIAHHGEIGDMDTTSFSSLAAGNVAATSSMAKLIGEDTFPAVVHEGERESIYISVIGRSLLVIVFDERSTLGLVKIRSKRASHDVAALLDEATQDSANFRINQNSFFSEITDEDIDSLFS comes from the coding sequence ATGGCAGAGACGCCCTTCATAATACAAGAACACCAATTTTCGAGGATCAAGCATATCCTCGCTCGCCTCTGCGTCGAATGCGCAGCCCGTGTCGTAATGCTTGTCGATCGCGATGGCCAACCGATCGCCCACCACGGCGAGATCGGCGATATGGATACGACCAGTTTTTCGAGCCTCGCGGCCGGCAATGTCGCTGCGACGAGCAGCATGGCAAAGCTGATCGGCGAAGACACATTTCCGGCGGTCGTCCATGAGGGCGAACGCGAGAGCATTTATATTAGTGTCATCGGCCGAAGCCTGCTTGTGATAGTATTTGACGAGCGATCTACGCTCGGACTTGTAAAAATTAGATCAAAACGCGCGAGCCATGACGTAGCTGCGCTGCTCGACGAAGCCACGCAGGATTCGGCGAATTTTCGTATCAACCAGAATTCGTTCTTTTCGGAGATCACAGACGAGGATATTGACAGCCTCTTTAGTTGA
- the yvcK gene encoding uridine diphosphate-N-acetylglucosamine-binding protein YvcK: MKHHLFSNNTKGLNFVAIGGGNGLSTLLSGLKRFVNAGETEPIWLEDLSAIVAVTDDGGSSGRLRDELNMLPPGDIRNCMVALSEDSQTLSKLFKHRFRGDGDLGGHVFGNIFLAALSEITGDFAEAVKLSSEILASKGHIYPATDADVRLAAELSDGKIIRGETKIGLVGSMIKRLFLEPANCQPLPDALAAIKNADVISVGPGSLFTSLLPPILVDGVADAIAESKAVKMFICNLMTQPGETDGFSARHHIELFREYAPQIEFDYVVVNDHPISESQMEKYADEGAEQIGVHGSITPETIEGSEIVYGNLLSDGEMVRHDPERLAQVALLCALQPRETASVA; this comes from the coding sequence ATGAAGCATCACCTCTTCTCCAATAATACAAAGGGCCTGAACTTTGTTGCCATCGGCGGCGGCAATGGTCTGTCGACACTGCTTTCCGGGCTCAAGCGTTTTGTAAATGCGGGAGAGACGGAACCGATCTGGCTCGAAGATCTGTCAGCGATAGTCGCGGTGACGGACGACGGGGGAAGTTCGGGACGATTGCGCGATGAGCTGAATATGCTGCCGCCGGGTGATATTCGCAATTGCATGGTCGCACTGTCAGAAGACTCTCAAACGCTTTCGAAATTGTTCAAACATAGGTTTCGAGGTGACGGTGATCTTGGCGGACATGTATTCGGCAACATTTTTCTCGCGGCTCTCTCAGAGATAACAGGCGACTTTGCTGAAGCTGTGAAATTGTCGTCAGAGATCCTTGCCAGCAAAGGACATATCTACCCTGCGACAGACGCCGACGTACGTCTTGCCGCGGAACTCTCGGACGGCAAGATAATCCGAGGCGAGACGAAGATCGGCCTTGTCGGAAGTATGATCAAACGGCTATTTCTTGAGCCTGCCAATTGCCAACCGCTACCTGACGCTCTAGCTGCAATCAAAAATGCTGACGTGATCTCTGTCGGACCCGGTTCATTATTTACTAGTTTATTGCCGCCGATATTGGTTGATGGCGTGGCCGACGCGATCGCCGAGTCTAAGGCCGTAAAGATGTTCATTTGTAATCTTATGACGCAGCCGGGCGAGACGGACGGATTTTCTGCGAGGCATCACATCGAATTATTTCGCGAGTATGCCCCGCAGATCGAGTTTGACTACGTTGTGGTAAACGATCATCCGATCAGCGAATCGCAGATGGAAAAATATGCTGACGAAGGGGCCGAACAGATCGGAGTTCACGGGTCGATAACGCCCGAGACGATCGAGGGTTCGGAGATCGTTTATGGTAATCTGTTGAGCGACGGTGAAATGGTCCGCCACGACCCGGAACGCCTTGCGCAGGTGGCTCTGCTTTGTGCTCTGCAGCCTCGGGAGACGGCTAGTGTTGCGTAA
- the glmU gene encoding bifunctional UDP-N-acetylglucosamine diphosphorylase/glucosamine-1-phosphate N-acetyltransferase GlmU gives MKSDLAKVLHKLDGRPLIDHVCRTAATLGPAKIYVVVGHQGEDVRAAVLNELDDSSAAFAWQKQMLGTGDAVNAAREFLADSDSTLLVLSGDVPMIRSETLTELVKLHHRFRGKGAACTVLTVRLEDPSGYGRVLRDENGSFERIVEQKDASDDQLEIEEINSGIYCFNARKLFAALANVQNNNAQGEYYLTDVPQILCEQGDDVAIFLHNDEHEIEGVNDRRQLAGMEKTIRKSTISRLMLESGVTFIDPKSVYISAGASVGRDTVIYPNVTIEGDSVIGEKCSLRSGTRITNSNIASGVEILENCVITDSQIGENCTVGPMAHLRGKAVMEEGSKVGNFVELKKTRLGKGSKASHLTYLGDATIGEKTNIGAGTITCNYDGKNKHETHIGSRVKIGSDTMLVAPVTVGDGAVTGAGSVVTKDIPANKLAVGAPARSIRDLSKIDD, from the coding sequence ATGAAATCCGACCTGGCGAAGGTCCTGCACAAACTCGATGGCAGGCCTCTGATCGATCACGTCTGCCGAACAGCGGCAACGCTCGGTCCGGCGAAGATATATGTTGTTGTTGGGCATCAGGGCGAAGATGTAAGGGCTGCGGTTTTGAATGAACTTGATGATTCGTCGGCCGCATTTGCCTGGCAAAAGCAGATGTTGGGCACCGGCGACGCCGTCAATGCTGCTCGTGAATTCCTGGCGGATTCAGATTCTACTTTGCTTGTGCTTTCCGGCGATGTTCCGATGATAAGGAGCGAGACCTTGACCGAACTCGTCAAATTGCATCATAGGTTTCGCGGCAAAGGTGCAGCGTGTACGGTTTTGACCGTAAGATTGGAAGACCCAAGCGGTTACGGCCGTGTTCTGCGGGACGAGAATGGTTCGTTTGAACGCATTGTCGAGCAGAAGGACGCTTCGGACGATCAGCTGGAGATAGAAGAGATCAACTCGGGCATATATTGCTTTAATGCCAGAAAGCTTTTTGCTGCACTTGCTAATGTTCAAAACAACAACGCTCAGGGCGAATATTATCTTACCGATGTGCCGCAGATCCTTTGTGAGCAGGGCGATGATGTCGCGATCTTCCTACACAACGATGAACACGAGATCGAAGGCGTCAACGACCGCCGTCAACTCGCGGGAATGGAAAAGACGATCAGAAAGAGCACCATTTCGCGTCTTATGCTGGAAAGCGGCGTGACATTCATCGATCCAAAGAGTGTTTATATATCCGCCGGAGCGTCCGTCGGCCGGGACACGGTAATTTATCCGAATGTCACGATCGAGGGCGATAGCGTCATAGGTGAAAAATGTTCGTTACGCTCCGGAACGCGAATCACAAATTCAAATATCGCGAGCGGCGTCGAGATACTCGAAAACTGTGTGATAACTGATTCCCAGATCGGTGAAAACTGCACCGTCGGCCCAATGGCTCATCTTCGCGGCAAAGCGGTAATGGAAGAGGGCTCGAAGGTCGGCAATTTTGTCGAACTAAAGAAAACAAGGCTAGGAAAGGGATCAAAGGCCAGCCACTTGACCTACCTCGGTGATGCCACCATTGGCGAAAAAACAAACATCGGTGCCGGAACGATCACGTGCAATTACGACGGCAAAAACAAGCACGAGACCCACATCGGCAGCCGAGTCAAGATCGGTTCGGACACGATGCTCGTCGCACCTGTCACCGTCGGCGATGGAGCGGTCACTGGTGCAGGAAGTGTGGTGACAAAAGATATACCGGCGAATAAATTAGCCGTCGGTGCTCCGGCCAGATCCATAAGAGACCTTTCGAAGATAGACGATTAG
- the glmS gene encoding glutamine--fructose-6-phosphate transaminase (isomerizing), with protein MCGIVGYVGNKQVVPLIIDGLRKLEYRGYDSAGIAVVDDDHHLSLRRAEGKLRNLEEAIRLNPLDGNYGIGHTRWATHGRPTEENAHPHRDQSGKVVVVHNGIIENYLTLKERLQENGHKFYTETDTEVVAHLIGHYIDNEGLSLELAVRKTVKELKGIFALSIISVDEPDMIVSVREGPPVVIGLGDGEFFVASDIPPILAHTRDVFFLGDREIAILTKDSVRVTDFDGNIVEPEQQRITWDPIQAEKGGFKHFMLKEIYEQPRAVRDTSQGRVSLDTGKVYLDPMDISDDDLRGVTSVKIAACGTSWHAGLAGKYMIESLARVPVEVDYASEFRYREPVLSETDLIIVISQSGETADTIAAMREAKQAGCKILAICNVQGSMITREADGTILTHAGPEIGVASTKAFTAQMVALYLFAMHFGDVRGRIDETRAKKLAQDLAELPLKIEQLLNDADSIEELSKEFFRVQDFLYLGRGINFPVALEGALKLKEISYIHAEGYPAGEMKHGPNALIDEKLPVVIVNTREKGNAASELRYEKTHSNIVEVKSRDGIIVSVLTEGDTMSSKVSNHVIEIPETSDLLGPILSIVPLQLLSYHIAVRRGCDVDQPRNLAKSVTVE; from the coding sequence ATGTGCGGAATTGTTGGATACGTTGGGAATAAACAGGTTGTGCCGTTGATCATCGACGGTTTGCGTAAGCTGGAGTATCGCGGGTATGACTCGGCGGGAATCGCGGTTGTGGATGATGACCATCATCTTTCGCTGCGGCGGGCCGAGGGGAAACTGCGAAATCTTGAGGAAGCGATACGGCTGAATCCGCTGGACGGGAATTACGGGATCGGGCATACGCGTTGGGCGACCCACGGACGGCCGACTGAGGAAAATGCTCATCCGCATCGTGACCAATCGGGCAAGGTCGTGGTGGTTCACAACGGTATTATCGAAAATTATCTGACGCTAAAGGAGCGTTTGCAGGAAAACGGTCATAAGTTCTATACCGAGACTGATACCGAGGTCGTTGCTCACCTGATCGGGCATTATATCGACAACGAAGGTTTGTCGCTCGAACTTGCTGTCCGAAAAACCGTCAAAGAATTGAAGGGAATTTTTGCCCTGTCTATCATCTCGGTCGATGAGCCGGATATGATCGTTTCGGTTCGCGAAGGCCCGCCGGTCGTTATTGGTCTGGGTGACGGCGAATTTTTTGTTGCGTCGGATATCCCGCCTATTCTCGCCCACACGCGTGACGTATTTTTTCTCGGTGACCGCGAGATCGCAATTTTGACGAAAGACTCGGTTCGCGTTACGGATTTTGACGGAAATATTGTCGAGCCTGAGCAGCAGCGGATCACTTGGGATCCGATCCAGGCTGAGAAAGGCGGCTTTAAGCACTTTATGCTCAAGGAGATATACGAGCAGCCGCGTGCGGTTCGTGATACCTCGCAGGGGCGTGTTTCGCTTGATACGGGCAAAGTTTATCTCGATCCGATGGATATTTCGGATGATGATCTGAGGGGCGTTACGTCGGTCAAGATCGCAGCGTGCGGAACTTCGTGGCATGCGGGACTTGCCGGGAAATATATGATCGAATCGCTGGCACGCGTGCCGGTCGAGGTCGATTACGCTTCGGAATTTCGTTACCGAGAACCGGTTCTGAGCGAGACCGATCTGATCATTGTCATCTCGCAGTCGGGCGAGACTGCCGACACCATCGCCGCCATGCGCGAGGCGAAACAGGCGGGATGTAAGATACTCGCTATCTGCAATGTTCAAGGCTCGATGATCACCCGCGAAGCTGACGGCACCATCCTGACGCACGCCGGGCCTGAGATCGGTGTGGCCTCGACCAAGGCTTTTACCGCACAGATGGTCGCTTTGTATCTGTTTGCTATGCATTTTGGAGATGTTCGCGGGCGTATCGACGAAACGCGAGCGAAAAAGCTTGCTCAGGACCTCGCTGAATTGCCGCTGAAGATCGAACAGCTTTTGAACGACGCTGATTCGATCGAGGAACTATCGAAAGAGTTTTTCCGCGTACAGGATTTCTTATACTTAGGCCGCGGCATCAATTTCCCTGTCGCTCTCGAAGGTGCATTGAAGTTAAAGGAGATAAGCTACATCCACGCCGAAGGCTATCCTGCGGGCGAGATGAAGCACGGCCCGAACGCACTTATCGACGAAAAATTGCCCGTCGTGATCGTAAATACGCGGGAAAAGGGAAATGCGGCGAGCGAACTGCGTTATGAGAAAACACACTCGAACATCGTCGAGGTCAAATCGCGTGACGGCATCATCGTTTCTGTATTGACCGAGGGAGACACTATGAGCAGCAAAGTCTCGAACCACGTAATAGAGATACCCGAAACGAGTGATCTACTCGGCCCGATCCTTTCGATCGTCCCGTTGCAGTTGCTTTCGTACCACATCGCGGTTCGCCGCGGCTGCGATGTCGATCAACCGAGAAATCTGGCGAAATCAGTGACGGTAGAATAG
- a CDS encoding transcriptional regulator — protein sequence MAGGNFQRVNELYQFGGFRLDAAERRLWREDEAVQLVPKQFDLLLFFVVNAGRVTKKNEILDAVWPDTFVEETTLARNVSWLRKLLETDGSGKQLIETVPKVGYRFTPEVTEADQNDLLIVEEQTVRYFRSEETISQTPTPTRRFSPVFAATMIGLVFAVLAVSGYGVYRSVATAPSTKAPDRRSLVAAASHQNVVKIGSIVNLQNRYPNDGSYLDAWGSVWSKPEFRQVPTETMFVSTHIEPNRDSGSGSWQIVSANGKSVGETLVVGDRIHLRNMYPNAGYLDACGWTEHLRAFEKFVDQTGAIFTTRSPNRDNGTGVWIIRSATQAEGSLILEGDSIAIESSYFINDNGKNRVSGFLNVAGKVSDIPSFADHNGSKLVFTKSISYNEPIPDIWTITKSNAFPE from the coding sequence ATGGCTGGCGGCAATTTTCAAAGAGTAAACGAACTCTACCAATTTGGTGGGTTTCGCCTTGACGCAGCGGAGCGTCGGTTGTGGCGAGAGGACGAGGCTGTGCAGCTTGTTCCAAAGCAGTTTGACCTGCTACTTTTTTTCGTCGTGAATGCCGGCCGAGTAACGAAGAAAAATGAGATCCTCGACGCCGTCTGGCCCGATACATTTGTCGAAGAGACTACGTTAGCTCGAAATGTTTCGTGGCTCAGGAAGTTGCTCGAGACCGACGGCAGCGGCAAACAATTGATCGAAACCGTGCCAAAGGTTGGCTATCGCTTTACGCCCGAGGTCACGGAAGCCGACCAAAACGACTTACTGATCGTCGAGGAACAAACTGTTCGCTATTTCCGCAGCGAAGAGACGATCTCGCAGACGCCAACTCCAACCCGTCGTTTCTCGCCCGTATTTGCAGCAACGATGATCGGCCTTGTATTCGCCGTATTGGCGGTCAGCGGATATGGCGTTTACCGAAGCGTGGCGACTGCTCCGTCGACCAAAGCTCCGGATCGGCGGTCTTTGGTCGCAGCAGCATCCCATCAAAACGTCGTAAAGATCGGTTCGATCGTCAACCTGCAAAACCGCTATCCGAACGATGGTTCGTACCTCGACGCTTGGGGATCTGTTTGGAGTAAACCGGAGTTTAGACAAGTTCCGACCGAGACGATGTTCGTGTCCACCCACATCGAACCAAACCGTGACAGCGGTTCAGGAAGTTGGCAAATCGTCTCAGCGAACGGAAAGAGTGTCGGCGAGACACTCGTTGTTGGCGACCGTATCCATTTAAGGAATATGTACCCTAACGCTGGTTATCTCGATGCCTGTGGTTGGACCGAGCATTTGCGTGCATTTGAAAAGTTTGTCGATCAGACAGGTGCGATATTTACGACGAGATCGCCTAATCGAGACAATGGAACAGGAGTTTGGATCATTCGTTCTGCCACCCAAGCCGAAGGATCGCTGATACTTGAAGGTGACAGTATCGCCATCGAAAGCAGCTATTTCATCAATGACAACGGCAAAAACCGTGTCTCGGGCTTTCTTAATGTTGCCGGGAAAGTGAGCGATATTCCGTCTTTCGCGGATCACAATGGCTCGAAATTGGTCTTCACCAAAAGCATCTCGTACAACGAGCCGATTCCCGACATCTGGACCATTACCAAAAGCAACGCCTTTCCTGAATAA